In a genomic window of Pseudomonas putida:
- a CDS encoding alpha/beta fold hydrolase: MRPEIAVLDIQGQYRVYTEFYRAGAAEKTIILVNGSMSTTASFAQTVKNLYPQFNVVCYDQPYAGQSKAHNLHEKMLTKEIEGQILLELIDHFAAEHVLSFSWGGAATLVALSQRPRRIEKAVISSFSPVVNAHMLDYLERGVDYLGSRDGERVGHLVNDTIGKHLPSLFKRFNYKHVSSLAEHEYGQMHFHINDVLHSDRQCYLNAAKKINVPVLFMNGEWDEYTSAEDARLFANHVQHGTFSTLQATGHFLDLEHKAACRDSRNALMGFLKPGQYEARPRYNHVQDHHALAI, encoded by the coding sequence ATGAGGCCAGAAATCGCTGTGCTGGATATACAGGGTCAATATCGGGTTTACACGGAGTTCTATCGCGCAGGCGCCGCAGAGAAGACCATCATTCTGGTCAACGGCTCGATGTCCACGACTGCGTCGTTTGCTCAAACCGTGAAAAACCTCTATCCGCAATTCAATGTGGTCTGCTACGACCAGCCCTATGCGGGCCAGTCAAAAGCCCACAACCTGCATGAGAAAATGCTGACCAAGGAAATCGAAGGGCAGATCCTCCTGGAGCTGATCGACCACTTCGCCGCCGAACACGTGCTGTCGTTTTCCTGGGGCGGCGCCGCGACTCTGGTCGCACTCTCGCAACGGCCACGCCGGATCGAAAAAGCCGTCATCAGCTCGTTCTCCCCGGTGGTCAACGCGCACATGCTCGACTACCTCGAACGTGGCGTCGATTACCTTGGCAGCCGGGACGGCGAGCGGGTTGGACACTTGGTGAACGACACCATTGGCAAACACTTGCCATCGTTGTTCAAGCGCTTCAACTACAAGCACGTCAGCTCCCTGGCCGAGCACGAGTACGGGCAAATGCACTTCCACATCAACGACGTGTTGCACAGTGATCGGCAGTGCTACCTGAACGCGGCAAAGAAAATCAACGTGCCGGTGCTGTTCATGAACGGCGAATGGGACGAGTACACCAGCGCCGAAGACGCCCGGCTGTTCGCCAACCACGTGCAACACGGCACCTTCAGCACCCTGCAGGCCACCGGCCACTTTCTCGACCTGGAACACAAAGCCGCCTGCCGAGACAGCCGCAACGCACTGATGGGGTTCCTGAAGCCTGGGCAGTATGAAGCTCGACCGCGTTACAACCACGTCCAGGACCACCATGCATTGGCCATCTGA
- a CDS encoding pseudouridine synthase, whose translation MRVDRFLSNLPRFNRKQVRLLLVEKRVRIDGKIVSDPHAEVREFSRVEVDDEVLQTGKPLRHFMLYKPAGCVSATRDPQHPTVLDLIHEPDKDELHIAGRLDFNTTGLMLITNDGSWSRRLTQPQTKLPKVYYVETEQDIGPEYAVKFTEGLYFAFEDLTTQPAGLELLGPKSARLSIVEGRYHQVKRMFGHFDNKVLRLHRERMGPLVLDETLKPGEYRPLRDEEIALI comes from the coding sequence ATGCGCGTCGACCGTTTCCTCAGCAACCTGCCCCGCTTCAACCGCAAGCAGGTGCGTCTGTTGCTGGTGGAAAAGCGTGTCAGGATCGACGGAAAAATCGTCAGCGACCCCCATGCCGAGGTCCGCGAGTTCAGTCGTGTCGAAGTCGATGACGAAGTCCTGCAAACCGGCAAGCCGCTGCGCCACTTCATGCTGTACAAACCCGCCGGTTGCGTCAGCGCCACCCGCGATCCGCAGCACCCCACCGTGCTCGACCTGATTCATGAACCGGACAAGGACGAACTGCACATTGCCGGTCGCCTGGATTTCAACACCACCGGGCTGATGCTGATCACCAACGACGGCAGCTGGTCACGCCGCCTGACCCAGCCACAGACCAAACTGCCAAAGGTCTATTACGTCGAGACCGAGCAGGACATCGGCCCGGAATACGCCGTCAAATTCACCGAGGGCCTGTACTTCGCCTTCGAAGACCTCACCACTCAACCGGCCGGGCTAGAGCTGCTGGGACCGAAATCCGCACGACTTAGCATCGTCGAGGGTCGCTACCATCAGGTGAAGCGCATGTTCGGTCACTTCGACAACAAAGTGCTGCGCCTGCATCGCGAACGCATGGGCCCGCTGGTGCTCGACGAAACGTTGAAACCGGGCGAATACCGCCCACTGCGCGATGAAGAGATCGCTCTGATATAA
- a CDS encoding cysteine-rich CWC family protein: MSQPDLCPACGARNDCALADPRTADRACWCYGVSIDPAVLEALPLELRNAACLCPRCAEVEAQLQAASRPIK, translated from the coding sequence ATGAGCCAGCCTGACCTCTGCCCGGCCTGCGGCGCCCGCAACGACTGCGCCCTGGCCGACCCGCGAACCGCCGATCGGGCGTGCTGGTGCTACGGCGTCAGCATCGACCCTGCGGTACTCGAAGCGCTGCCGCTCGAGCTGCGTAACGCCGCCTGCCTGTGCCCGCGCTGCGCCGAGGTCGAGGCGCAGTTGCAAGCAGCCTCCCGGCCGATCAAGTAA
- a CDS encoding sensor domain-containing diguanylate cyclase produces the protein MPLRSPLYSQRSLILTLVALLGAGFLATSFLSYYASRASIRDNIVNTELPLTSDTVYSEIQKDLVRPILISSMMARDTFMRDWVVNGERDTDQMTRYLNEVMTHYGAYTAFFVSNASLTYYHAKGVLKQVKATEPRDTWYFRVRDMKDPYEINVDPDLANKDNLTVFINYKVYDYNDRFIGAAGVGLTVDAVIKLIDKYQQRYQRSVYFVDTFGRLVLTGAEGGPEGALAGRTLGELDSMKNLVSQLPKPHSGSYEYSGEGQGHFLNVRFIPELNWYLFVDKREDGDLSDIRRSLYLNLLICLIVTLTVLALIHQVIKRYQNRIQTQATLDSLTELPNRRGFDLLAAQAMHEAQREPKPLTALLLDLDHFKALNDTYGHMAGDQVLIGFARDLESCLRHSDIVCRWGGEEFIVLLKDTDGETGKMIAEKIRQHVEQQAYSYDGRSLHLTVSIGLTTLQHDDTLHTLLSRADHAMYRAKQSGRNRTCVELPHSSYAYP, from the coding sequence ATGCCGCTGCGCTCGCCGCTGTACTCTCAACGTTCATTGATCCTCACGCTGGTCGCATTGTTGGGCGCGGGCTTCCTGGCCACTTCCTTCCTCAGTTACTACGCCTCACGGGCGTCGATCCGCGACAACATCGTCAACACCGAGCTGCCGCTGACTTCGGACACCGTCTACTCGGAAATCCAGAAAGACCTGGTCCGGCCGATCCTGATTTCCTCGATGATGGCCCGCGACACCTTCATGCGCGACTGGGTGGTCAACGGCGAACGCGACACCGACCAGATGACCCGCTACCTCAACGAGGTCATGACCCACTACGGCGCCTACACCGCCTTCTTCGTCTCCAACGCCAGCCTGACCTACTACCACGCCAAAGGTGTGCTCAAGCAGGTCAAGGCCACGGAACCGCGCGATACCTGGTACTTCCGTGTGCGGGACATGAAGGATCCCTACGAAATCAACGTCGATCCTGATTTGGCCAACAAGGACAACCTGACGGTCTTCATCAACTACAAGGTCTACGACTACAACGACCGTTTCATCGGTGCGGCAGGGGTCGGGCTGACGGTCGATGCGGTGATCAAGCTGATCGACAAGTACCAGCAGCGCTATCAGCGCAGCGTGTACTTCGTCGACACGTTCGGGCGCCTGGTACTCACGGGTGCCGAGGGCGGTCCGGAGGGAGCGCTGGCCGGACGCACCTTGGGTGAACTCGACAGCATGAAAAACCTGGTCAGCCAGTTGCCCAAGCCCCACAGCGGCAGCTACGAATATTCAGGCGAGGGCCAGGGACATTTCCTCAACGTGCGGTTCATTCCGGAACTGAACTGGTACTTGTTCGTCGACAAGCGCGAAGACGGCGATCTCAGTGACATCCGCCGCTCGCTGTACCTCAACCTGCTGATCTGCCTGATCGTCACGCTGACCGTGCTGGCGCTGATCCATCAGGTGATCAAGCGTTATCAGAACAGGATTCAGACCCAGGCCACCCTCGACAGCTTGACCGAACTGCCCAACCGTCGCGGCTTCGACCTGCTGGCCGCGCAAGCCATGCACGAGGCCCAGCGCGAGCCCAAGCCGCTGACGGCGTTGCTGCTGGACCTGGACCATTTCAAGGCCCTGAACGACACCTACGGCCACATGGCCGGCGATCAGGTGCTGATCGGCTTCGCCCGGGACCTGGAAAGCTGCCTGCGCCATTCAGACATCGTCTGCCGCTGGGGTGGCGAAGAGTTCATCGTGCTGCTCAAGGACACCGATGGCGAAACCGGCAAGATGATCGCCGAGAAAATTCGCCAACATGTGGAGCAACAGGCCTACAGCTACGATGGCCGCAGCCTGCATCTGACCGTCAGTATCGGCCTGACCACCCTGCAACACGACGACACCTTGCACACCCTGCTGTCGCGGGCCGATCATGCGATGTACCGGGCCAAGCAAAGTGGCCGTAACCGAACCTGTGTGGAACTGCCGCACTCCAGCTATGCGTATCCATGA
- the atzF gene encoding allophanate hydrolase: protein MNLQLDALRTAYRTGETTPRKLLLTLREKAAALNPDYHLFIHLLSVKELEPYLAALDGRDIDSLPLYGVPFAIKDNIDLAGIPTTAACPAFSYVPQRSATIVEQLLALGAIPLGKANLDQFATGLNGSRSPYGVCPNSVLPEYPSGGSSAGSSLAVALGVASFALGTDTAGSGRVPAALNNLVGMKATKGLISTAGVVPACRTLDCVTTFTATAREASQLLALTARLDPRDEYSRSNPLWNDGSAFGAVRAFRFGVPRAQDLEFFGCTQGPALFAHAVEQLKALGGEAVELDLSPFLEAARLLYEGPWVAERYSVAGELMEQNPEAVLPVIRAVLAKAPAVSGVQTFRAQYRLQALKALCDKALEGLDCVVTPTIGRPVTLAELDAEPVLRNSELGYYTNFMNLLDYAAIAVPSGFMDNGLPWGVTLFGRAFTDQYLLSVADALQGLSMPAPAAAARNDRARLVVCGAHLDGLALNWQLKRRGARLLETTFSSPDYQLYALAGGPPFRPGMVRVKDGGVAIAVEVWELPSSELGSFLTGIPAPLGLGKVQLADGRWESGFICEAYGLEGAVNISHLGGWRTYLKTLG, encoded by the coding sequence ATGAATTTGCAACTTGATGCCCTGCGTACTGCCTACCGCACCGGCGAGACCACGCCGCGCAAACTACTGTTGACTCTTCGGGAAAAAGCTGCCGCGCTGAACCCGGACTATCACCTGTTCATTCATCTGCTCAGCGTCAAAGAACTGGAACCCTATCTCGCCGCGCTCGACGGTCGTGACATCGACAGCCTGCCGCTGTACGGCGTGCCATTTGCGATCAAGGACAACATCGATTTGGCCGGCATCCCGACCACGGCGGCGTGCCCGGCCTTCAGCTACGTGCCGCAGCGCTCTGCCACCATCGTCGAACAACTGCTGGCCCTGGGCGCGATTCCACTGGGCAAGGCCAATCTCGACCAGTTCGCCACCGGCCTCAATGGCAGTCGCTCGCCCTACGGCGTTTGCCCCAACAGCGTGCTGCCGGAGTATCCGTCGGGTGGTTCCAGCGCCGGTTCTTCGCTGGCCGTGGCGCTTGGCGTGGCGAGTTTTGCCCTTGGCACCGACACCGCAGGCTCCGGACGCGTGCCGGCGGCGTTGAACAACCTGGTGGGGATGAAAGCGACTAAAGGGTTGATCTCCACGGCGGGTGTCGTGCCGGCCTGTCGCACGCTCGATTGCGTAACCACCTTTACCGCCACCGCCCGGGAGGCCAGTCAGTTGCTGGCGCTTACCGCACGCCTCGATCCACGGGACGAATACAGCCGCAGCAATCCACTGTGGAATGACGGTTCGGCGTTCGGGGCGGTACGTGCGTTTCGCTTTGGCGTGCCCCGGGCGCAAGACCTGGAGTTCTTCGGATGCACTCAAGGTCCGGCGTTGTTTGCTCATGCCGTCGAGCAGCTGAAGGCGCTGGGCGGCGAGGCGGTAGAGCTGGATCTGTCACCGTTTCTCGAAGCGGCGCGCTTGCTATACGAAGGGCCGTGGGTGGCTGAGCGCTACAGCGTGGCTGGTGAATTGATGGAGCAGAATCCCGAAGCGGTGCTGCCGGTGATTCGTGCGGTGTTGGCCAAGGCCCCGGCGGTCAGCGGCGTACAGACCTTCCGCGCCCAATACCGGCTGCAAGCGTTGAAAGCCCTGTGCGACAAGGCGCTGGAAGGACTCGATTGCGTCGTCACGCCAACCATTGGCCGCCCTGTCACGCTGGCTGAGCTGGATGCCGAGCCCGTGCTGCGCAATTCGGAACTGGGTTACTACACCAACTTCATGAACCTGCTCGACTACGCCGCCATCGCCGTGCCCAGCGGTTTCATGGACAACGGCCTGCCCTGGGGCGTGACGCTGTTTGGCCGGGCGTTTACCGATCAATACCTACTGAGCGTGGCCGATGCCCTGCAAGGTTTGTCGATGCCTGCACCTGCTGCTGCCGCTCGCAATGATCGTGCGCGACTGGTGGTCTGTGGCGCGCATCTGGATGGCCTGGCGTTGAACTGGCAGCTCAAGCGGCGTGGCGCGCGATTATTGGAAACGACCTTCAGCTCACCTGATTATCAGCTCTATGCCCTGGCCGGTGGCCCGCCGTTTCGTCCGGGTATGGTGCGGGTCAAGGACGGCGGCGTGGCGATTGCCGTAGAAGTGTGGGAATTGCCCAGCAGCGAACTGGGCTCGTTCCTCACCGGCATCCCGGCGCCGCTGGGGTTGGGCAAGGTGCAACTGGCGGACGGGCGCTGGGAGAGCGGGTTCATTTGTGAGGCGTATGGGTTGGAAGGCGCGGTCAATATCAGTCATCTCGGTGGGTGGCGAACATACCTGAAAACCCTGGGCTAA
- the uca gene encoding urea carboxylase translates to MFEKVLIANRGAIACRILRTLRELQVPGVAVYSEADAASLHILQADEAHSLGEGAAAGTYLAVEKILAIAKASGATAIHPGYGFLSENAAFAQACEAAGIAFIGPTPEQLRVFGLKHTARALARQHDVPMLEGTELLDSLETALLAGEQVGYPVMLKSTAGGGGIGMRVCRDAAELSESFEAVKRLGQNNFSDAGVFIEKYIQRARHLEVQVFGDGQGEVIALGVRDCSVQRRNQKVLEETPAPNLPEGMADELCAAAIKLAKAVNYRSAGTVEFVFDSDDQRFYFLEVNTRLQVEHGVTEQVWGVDLVRWMIELAAGDLPPLNVLSQGLKADGHAIQARLYAEDPGRDFQPSPGLLTAVNFPAADGKHLRIDTWVEAGCEIPPYFDPMIAKVISWAPTREAARADLHQALGDSLLYGVETNRDYLRQILLDAPFASGQPWTRCLENLIYQSNTFEVLSAGTQTSVQDYPGRLGYWAVGVPPSGPMDSRALRLGNLLLGNEEGAAALEITMSGPMLRFNCAAVVAVTGAAIPLTLNGGTVAMNTALLIPAGATLSLGTIAGAGARSYLCLRGGLQVPDYLGSKSTFTLGQFGGHGGRALRTGDVLHVPALNDRSNGAQLAEHQVSELPAVRHIRVIYGPHGAPEYFTENYIGTFFATQWEVHFNSSRTGVRLIGPKPEWVRADGGEAGLHPSNIHDNPYAIGAVDFTGDMPVILGPDGPSLGGFVCPVTVIEADLWQLGQLKAGDKVQFHPVDLKTARHLALKWTTPCRSEPARDEGFTSDITVTDTPQSRAGSLLQGLVSPVVLDIGQDDTRLVARLSGDTHLLLEIGAPELDLVLRFRAHALMQALEGKNLHGVIDLTPGIRSLQLHYQPEQLPLADLLGIVAGEWDAVCAANDLQVPSRIVHLPLSWDDPACQLAIEKYMTTVRKDAPWCPSNLEFIRRINDLRNLDEVQRTVFDASYLVMGLGDVYLGAPVATPLDPRHRLVTTKYNPARTWTAENSVGIGGAYMCVYGMEGPGGYQFVGRTLQMWNRYREVAAFDGKPWLLRFFDQIRFYPVSADELLRIRRDFPLGRFDLDIEHSQLNLADYQAFLAQEAQTIAAFREQQQGAFNAERERWIASGQAHFESEEAATQTSEDAPLAVGEMSVDSHIAGNLWQVQVDIGSRVEAGDVLVILESMKMEIPVLAPTAGVVREIRVQPGSAVRAGQRVVVLALD, encoded by the coding sequence ATGTTCGAAAAAGTCCTGATTGCCAACCGTGGCGCCATCGCCTGTCGCATCCTGCGCACCTTGCGTGAACTGCAAGTCCCGGGCGTCGCCGTTTACTCCGAAGCCGATGCCGCCAGCCTGCATATCCTGCAAGCCGATGAAGCCCACAGCCTGGGTGAAGGCGCGGCTGCCGGTACTTATCTGGCGGTGGAAAAAATCCTCGCCATAGCCAAAGCCAGTGGCGCCACGGCGATCCACCCCGGCTATGGCTTTCTCTCGGAAAACGCCGCGTTTGCCCAAGCCTGTGAAGCGGCCGGCATCGCCTTCATCGGCCCGACACCCGAGCAACTGCGGGTATTCGGCCTCAAGCACACCGCCCGCGCCCTGGCCAGGCAACACGACGTGCCGATGCTCGAAGGCACCGAACTGCTCGACAGCCTCGAAACCGCGCTGCTCGCCGGCGAACAGGTCGGTTATCCGGTGATGCTCAAAAGCACCGCCGGCGGTGGTGGCATCGGCATGCGTGTGTGCCGCGACGCCGCCGAGTTGAGCGAGTCCTTCGAAGCGGTCAAACGCCTGGGGCAGAACAACTTCAGTGACGCTGGCGTGTTCATCGAGAAATACATCCAGCGCGCCCGGCATCTGGAAGTGCAGGTGTTCGGTGACGGCCAAGGTGAAGTGATCGCTCTCGGCGTGCGCGATTGCTCGGTGCAACGGCGCAATCAGAAAGTCCTCGAAGAAACCCCGGCACCCAACCTGCCTGAAGGCATGGCCGATGAACTGTGCGCAGCGGCGATCAAGCTGGCCAAGGCGGTGAACTATCGCAGTGCCGGCACCGTGGAATTCGTGTTCGACAGTGATGACCAGCGCTTCTACTTCCTCGAAGTGAACACCCGTTTGCAGGTGGAGCACGGAGTCACCGAACAGGTGTGGGGCGTGGATCTGGTGCGCTGGATGATCGAGTTGGCGGCCGGTGATCTGCCGCCGTTGAACGTACTGAGCCAGGGTTTGAAAGCCGACGGCCATGCGATCCAGGCACGTCTGTATGCAGAAGATCCGGGCCGTGATTTCCAGCCGAGCCCCGGCCTGCTTACCGCCGTGAATTTCCCCGCTGCCGATGGCAAGCACTTGCGCATCGACACCTGGGTGGAGGCCGGGTGCGAGATCCCGCCGTACTTCGACCCGATGATCGCCAAGGTCATCAGTTGGGCGCCAACCCGCGAAGCAGCCCGCGCCGATCTGCATCAGGCGCTGGGCGACAGCCTGCTCTACGGGGTGGAAACCAACCGCGATTACCTGCGGCAGATTTTGCTCGATGCGCCGTTCGCCAGCGGCCAGCCGTGGACCCGTTGCCTGGAAAACCTGATCTATCAGTCCAACACTTTTGAAGTGCTCAGCGCCGGCACCCAGACCAGCGTCCAGGACTACCCCGGTCGCCTGGGTTACTGGGCCGTGGGCGTGCCGCCTTCGGGACCGATGGACAGTCGCGCCCTGCGGCTGGGTAATCTTTTGCTCGGTAATGAAGAAGGTGCCGCCGCGCTGGAAATCACCATGAGCGGACCCATGCTGCGCTTTAATTGCGCGGCCGTGGTGGCGGTAACCGGCGCAGCGATCCCGCTGACGTTGAACGGTGGAACCGTCGCCATGAACACGGCGTTGCTGATTCCCGCCGGCGCGACCTTGAGCCTGGGCACCATCGCCGGTGCGGGCGCACGCAGCTACCTGTGCCTGCGCGGTGGTCTGCAAGTGCCGGATTATCTGGGCAGCAAAAGCACCTTCACCCTCGGCCAGTTCGGCGGCCATGGCGGACGCGCCTTGCGCACCGGTGATGTGTTGCATGTGCCGGCATTGAACGACCGCAGCAATGGCGCGCAACTGGCTGAGCATCAGGTCAGCGAACTGCCTGCCGTGCGACACATCCGGGTGATTTACGGCCCCCACGGTGCACCGGAGTACTTCACGGAAAACTACATCGGCACCTTCTTTGCGACCCAGTGGGAAGTGCATTTCAATTCCAGCCGTACCGGTGTCCGCCTGATCGGCCCGAAACCGGAATGGGTGCGTGCCGACGGTGGCGAGGCCGGGCTGCATCCGTCGAACATTCACGACAATCCCTACGCGATTGGCGCGGTGGATTTCACCGGGGACATGCCGGTGATCCTCGGGCCGGATGGGCCGAGCCTGGGCGGCTTCGTGTGCCCGGTGACGGTGATCGAGGCAGATCTGTGGCAGTTGGGGCAGCTCAAGGCCGGGGACAAGGTGCAATTCCATCCTGTCGATCTCAAGACCGCCCGCCATCTCGCCCTGAAATGGACTACCCCCTGTAGGAGCGAGCCTGCTCGCGATGAGGGCTTCACATCCGACATCACCGTGACTGACACACCGCAATCACGAGCAGGCTCGCTCCTGCAGGGGCTTGTGTCGCCTGTGGTGTTGGATATTGGGCAGGATGATACGAGGTTGGTCGCGAGGCTTTCCGGCGACACCCACCTGCTTCTAGAGATTGGCGCACCCGAACTGGATCTTGTTTTACGCTTCCGCGCCCACGCCCTCATGCAGGCCCTGGAAGGCAAAAACCTGCACGGCGTGATCGACCTCACACCCGGTATCCGCTCGCTGCAACTGCACTACCAGCCCGAGCAACTGCCGCTCGCCGATCTGCTGGGCATCGTCGCTGGCGAATGGGACGCCGTGTGCGCCGCCAACGACCTGCAAGTGCCGTCGCGCATCGTCCATCTGCCGCTGTCCTGGGACGACCCGGCCTGCCAGTTGGCGATCGAGAAATACATGACCACCGTGCGCAAGGACGCGCCGTGGTGCCCGAGCAACCTGGAGTTCATCCGCCGCATCAACGACCTGCGGAACCTCGATGAAGTGCAGCGCACGGTGTTCGACGCCAGCTATCTGGTGATGGGCCTGGGGGATGTCTACCTCGGCGCGCCGGTGGCCACGCCCCTCGATCCGCGGCATCGTCTGGTGACCACCAAATACAACCCGGCACGCACCTGGACCGCGGAAAACTCGGTGGGCATCGGCGGCGCCTACATGTGCGTGTACGGCATGGAAGGCCCCGGCGGTTATCAGTTCGTGGGTCGGACCTTGCAGATGTGGAACCGCTACCGCGAGGTCGCCGCGTTCGATGGCAAACCCTGGCTGCTGCGCTTCTTCGACCAGATCCGTTTCTACCCGGTGAGCGCCGATGAACTGCTGCGCATCCGTCGTGACTTCCCCCTCGGGCGCTTCGATCTGGATATCGAGCACAGCCAGTTGAACCTCGCCGATTACCAGGCGTTTTTGGCGCAAGAGGCGCAGACCATCGCGGCCTTTCGCGAGCAGCAACAAGGCGCATTCAACGCCGAGCGCGAGCGCTGGATCGCCAGCGGCCAGGCGCACTTCGAGAGCGAAGAAGCCGCCACACAAACCAGCGAAGACGCCCCACTGGCCGTCGGTGAAATGAGCGTCGACAGCCACATCGCCGGCAATCTCTGGCAAGTGCAGGTGGACATCGGCAGCCGTGTCGAGGCCGGCGATGTGCTGGTGATTCTGGAGTCGATGAAGATGGAAATCCCGGTACTTGCGCCCACCGCTGGCGTGGTGCGCGAAATCCGCGTGCAACCGGGTTCGGCGGTGCGCGCCGGACAGCGCGTCGTGGTGCTGGCTCTCGATTGA
- a CDS encoding urea amidolyase associated protein UAAP2 gives MSLALATAAKQPEAAIYRATIPAGEPWLMEVKAGQTLRILDLEGNQAVDTLFYSLANPKERYDVQRTLRRQNSVYLSTGSVLYSNLGKPMLTIVDDTCGRHDTLGGACAQESNTVRYALEKRYMHSCRDNYLRACVHDGRLGKGDIGPNINFFMNVPVTADGGLTFEDGISAPGKYVDLRAEMDVIVLISNCPQLNNPCNAYNPTPAELLVWN, from the coding sequence ATGTCACTTGCACTCGCTACCGCTGCCAAGCAACCCGAAGCCGCGATCTACCGCGCCACCATCCCCGCCGGCGAACCCTGGCTGATGGAGGTCAAGGCCGGCCAGACCCTGCGCATCCTCGACCTGGAAGGCAATCAGGCGGTCGATACGCTGTTCTACAGCCTCGCCAACCCGAAAGAACGCTACGACGTGCAACGCACCCTGCGCCGGCAGAACAGCGTCTACCTGAGCACCGGCAGCGTGCTGTATTCCAACCTCGGCAAACCGATGCTGACCATCGTCGACGACACCTGCGGGCGCCACGACACCCTGGGTGGCGCCTGCGCGCAAGAGAGCAACACCGTGCGCTACGCCCTGGAAAAACGCTACATGCACAGCTGCCGCGACAACTACCTGCGCGCCTGCGTCCACGATGGGCGACTGGGCAAGGGTGATATCGGGCCGAACATCAACTTCTTCATGAACGTACCGGTCACCGCCGACGGCGGGCTGACCTTCGAAGACGGGATTTCCGCACCGGGCAAGTACGTCGACCTGCGCGCCGAGATGGACGTGATCGTGCTGATTTCCAACTGCCCGCAACTGAACAACCCATGCAACGCCTACAACCCGACCCCTGCGGAGCTGTTGGTATGGAACTGA
- a CDS encoding urea amidolyase associated protein UAAP1: MTDSTQLFPPFAEEMLPGGGHRSFVLKRGQLLRLTDIRGGANVSLTLLNANEKTERLNLPDSLKCQHTAKLTTGHCLYSDMGRVLAAITADTCGWSDSLGGVLCAEEVAEKYGAGRYQELRNGFFRNGTDNLLVELGKWGLGLSDLLMTLNLFSRVNVDEDGRFHFVEGNSKAGDYIELYAPMDTLVVLTALQHPMDPSPQYAPKPLKLSWMNADPSVAEHCRTSRPENERGFINTDRLFA; encoded by the coding sequence ATGACTGATTCAACCCAACTGTTCCCGCCCTTCGCCGAAGAAATGCTTCCCGGTGGCGGCCATCGTTCATTCGTGCTCAAGCGCGGCCAATTGCTGCGCCTGACCGATATTCGTGGCGGCGCCAATGTCAGCCTGACGTTGCTCAATGCCAACGAAAAAACCGAGCGCCTGAACCTGCCCGACAGCCTTAAATGCCAGCACACCGCCAAGCTCACAACGGGCCATTGCCTGTACTCGGACATGGGCCGCGTGTTGGCAGCGATCACCGCCGACACCTGCGGCTGGAGTGACAGCCTCGGCGGTGTGCTGTGCGCCGAGGAAGTCGCGGAAAAATACGGCGCCGGGCGCTATCAGGAGCTGCGCAACGGCTTCTTTCGCAACGGCACCGACAACCTGCTCGTAGAGCTGGGCAAGTGGGGTTTGGGCCTGTCCGACCTGCTGATGACGCTCAACCTGTTCAGCCGGGTGAACGTCGATGAAGACGGACGTTTCCACTTTGTCGAAGGCAACTCCAAGGCCGGCGACTACATCGAGTTGTACGCGCCGATGGACACGCTGGTGGTGCTCACCGCCCTGCAACACCCGATGGATCCCTCGCCGCAATACGCACCGAAACCCTTGAAGCTCAGCTGGATGAACGCCGACCCCAGCGTCGCCGAACACTGCCGTACTTCGCGCCCGGAAAACGAGCGCGGCTTCATCAACACCGACCGCCTGTTCGCCTGA
- a CDS encoding ABC transporter ATP-binding protein — MSFITVKNVWQQYADQVVLEGLNLNVNEGEFCTLVGASGCGKSTFLRLLLGQEKASRGEILLDGQPLTAEPDASRGVVFQRYSVFPHLSVLDNVALGLELPRSPLLGRLFGSAKKQAREQASVLLHKVGLGHSLDKYPAQLSGGMQQRLAIAQALIMKPRVLLLDEPFGALDPGIRKDMHALLLELWRETRLTVFMVTHDLSEGFSLGTRLLVFDKVRLDPHAPGAYGARITYDIPLNSDRRASRAAVDALPAPLAGTLRIA, encoded by the coding sequence ATGAGCTTCATCACCGTCAAGAACGTCTGGCAGCAATACGCCGATCAAGTCGTGCTGGAAGGCCTGAACCTGAACGTCAACGAAGGTGAGTTCTGCACACTCGTCGGCGCTTCCGGCTGCGGTAAATCGACCTTCCTGCGCTTGTTGCTCGGTCAGGAAAAAGCCAGTCGCGGCGAGATCCTCCTCGACGGCCAACCACTGACCGCAGAACCGGACGCCAGCCGTGGCGTGGTGTTCCAGCGCTACTCGGTGTTCCCACACCTGAGCGTGCTGGACAACGTCGCCCTGGGTCTTGAATTGCCGCGTTCGCCACTGCTTGGCCGGCTGTTTGGCAGCGCTAAAAAACAGGCCCGCGAACAGGCCTCGGTGCTGCTGCACAAAGTCGGCCTCGGCCACTCGCTGGACAAGTACCCGGCGCAGTTGTCCGGTGGCATGCAGCAACGACTGGCCATCGCCCAGGCGCTGATCATGAAACCCCGCGTGCTGCTGCTCGACGAGCCGTTCGGCGCCCTCGATCCGGGCATTCGCAAAGACATGCACGCCTTGCTCCTGGAGCTGTGGCGCGAGACCCGGCTGACCGTATTCATGGTCACCCACGACCTGTCCGAAGGTTTCAGCCTCGGCACCCGCTTGCTGGTGTTCGACAAGGTCCGCCTCGACCCGCACGCCCCCGGCGCCTATGGCGCGCGCATCACCTACGACATCCCTTTGAACAGCGACCGCCGCGCCAGCCGCGCCGCCGTCGACGCCCTGCCGGCGCCATTGGCAGGCACGCTTCGTATCGCTTAG